The Ananas comosus cultivar F153 linkage group 4, ASM154086v1, whole genome shotgun sequence region ccaaaccattGGCCTAAAATGCTCTAGCCCAAGTTATTAGTACTAGAGTGCTAGCCATATTTAAGGCCCTCACAATCCCCGACGTTATCCGAGGTGGGATTATTTGGGTGTCCCAATTTTTGCTGAGGAATaattgtttgaaattttttttcaatggtTTGGTTATGTTCATCAAGACCATATGTTATGCAGACTAAAGAGTAGCTATTTCAATCAAGTTGAAGCTGCTTTAGGATGTAGAAGGGACTTAGAATAGACGATATCCATCTATTAAGGTTATCCGCATTTAGTttgataatataaaaataaaaaattttcttcataTCTTTCTGTTAGTTGATTTGAAAAGTATAATGCTACAACAGTCAGTAATGGTCAATAACACATTTTCAAGAGTTCTATATAAATTGATATTAGTGCCTCTCTATTCTTATTTACAGGAGACTCTTCGTGTCAAAGACGAGGAGCTGCAGCAATTAGCTAAGGATATTCGTGCTCGAGACTCCACAATAAGAGAAATAGCAGATAAGCTAACTGAGACTGCCGAGTCAgctgaagctgctgcttctGCAGCTCATGCAATGGATGAAGAGAGACGGCTTCTCTGCGCTGAAATCGAGCGTCTAAAAATTGACTCAGGGAAACAAATTGAATCATTCATGCTCAAGGTGACAATTAATTTTGACTATTTTGGTTAAACTTGACAACTAATTTTGCCTAGGTAGATTGGACTTAGTTGAAGTATATAACTTTGTTCAATATAAAAACTTTTGCAATTTTCAATCCCAATAATGGGTAGTACTATTAAAGATATTCGCTTGTTATAATTCCCCTGCAGTATCACCTCTTTACATACGTCCCTGCAGAATATGAATTTTCACATATGCCCTATGTATCCTTGTGCTTATAAAACTGCCTCTCTTTTAAGAACAGAAATTCTTTCTAATACAAAACCCTTGCGCGTATAAAACTGCCCCTCTTTTAAGAACAGAAATTCTTTCTAATACAAAACCAACTTGCCACTTGAACAGAATGGCCGCCCAGCTTAATGatgttaataatattttctttgCGCTTCTCAGTTAAGAGAATCAGAAGAAAAAGTAATAGCCCTGAGTAAAGAAAAAGAGGTTTTGCTGAAGCAAAGAGATTCAGCCCTTCGAGAGGCACAATTGTGGCGCTCTGAGCTTGTGAAAGCTAGAGAGCGTGCAGTGGTGTTAGAAGCAGCTGTTGCTCGAGCAGAAGAAAAAGCTAGAGTTTCAGAAGCAGATGCAGATGCCCGAGTAAAGGATGCTGCGGAGAAACTGCAGGCCGTtgcaaaagagaaagaagagctCCTAGTTCTTGTGAATCTTTTGCAATCTCAAGTCCAGAGGTTTGGGTCATGATCTTATAATTGTTTACAATATTTCTATTAGCAGTGTTTCATCATTAAAGAAGGATATGAAGAACCAAACATCTAGCTAACTAGTATCTTAATACATTTTTGCGATTCCTTACTAAGAATATATGATGGATCCCTGGAAAATTACTAGTTATTTACTACTGCACAAacacaaaaaagcaaaaaacaaaaaaaaaaaaaaaagaagaaaatttacaTACAGATGGTATACTTCTGTTCTAATGAAGGGTTCGTTATCCCAAGTAACAAAAAGATGAATATTAGGAATCATGGGTAAATTGCACAAGAACTTCCACTTTTTGAGTGGTTTCCTTTAGCCCTTAAAAACTTTCGAATATTACAGTTGGATCCCTGATCTTTCCAATTTGTTTAGTGTCTTATCCTATGTTAGTGAATTTCTTGGTTACATTGGATAGAAATACTTGCATAATTGCTATATGAGAATTGAGAAGTGCAAAAGTTACTTTCATGGCAGTTATATTTCTGGTTACACTATTACGCTCGATTCCTTTTCAGGGAACAAAGCAGCACGAAACAAGTCTGTGAGGAGAGACCAGAGTCGTGCTCCAGTGGGGCCCGCAACAATCCGCCACTGACGAAGCACATGGATTCATCCGAGGATGACGTGGACAAGGCCTGTTTGAGCGACTCGCGAACGGTACCGGTTTCTGAGAACAGCATGGTGCAGCTGGCAGTTGATGGAGTCGACATAGGTTTGATCGGTGATCCAGAGTGGGCGGGCGATTTTCGGCCATCTGATGCAAGAATAGCCGATGTTAGAGAAATCTCCCCTGAATCAGAAGGGGGCAGCTTGGATATCCCAGTTGTGAGCCCACCAGTTAATGAGAGTTCTT contains the following coding sequences:
- the LOC109709315 gene encoding switch-associated protein 70-like; protein product: MASNGSPARVSDTENSLERIKRQLTSGSGRYLLQGPLLKRSETLRKWNERWVILDPTTGKMEYKTRRSDPIVKGAIVFDATSTISLSPVNFHGLQKYDGCCFYIGTLQKKEYFLCAETPGAAKAWVSTLRATQLVLRAHKEAVNSLGGNGSSKLGTVAAVVAAANATAMEASKEIEAAMKISLKAALGVMTSKPNEDPLDDLTIMKETLRVKDEELQQLAKDIRARDSTIREIADKLTETAESAEAAASAAHAMDEERRLLCAEIERLKIDSGKQIESFMLKLRESEEKVIALSKEKEVLLKQRDSALREAQLWRSELVKARERAVVLEAAVARAEEKARVSEADADARVKDAAEKLQAVAKEKEELLVLVNLLQSQVQREQSSTKQVCEERPESCSSGARNNPPLTKHMDSSEDDVDKACLSDSRTVPVSENSMVQLAVDGVDIGLIGDPEWAGDFRPSDARIADVREISPESEGGSLDIPVVSPPVNESSFQP